The following nucleotide sequence is from Triticum dicoccoides isolate Atlit2015 ecotype Zavitan chromosome 7B, WEW_v2.0, whole genome shotgun sequence.
AGTCGCCAACACTGCTTTGCTAACATAGCAAGATTAAAGCTGTGAAGGTCTCTAAAGCCCAATCCACCTTTCTTCTTTGTGACACACATTTTCCACCACGCAAACCAATGCATTTTCCTCTTTTCTTGTCCATCTCCCCACCAGAAACCCGATATTTCATCGGTGATTGATTTACATATACCTTTAGGCAACTTAAAAACTGACATAGCGTAAGACGGAATTGCCTGTGCTACAGATTTCAAAAGAATTTCTTTACCTTGAATTGATAGAAACTTTTCTTTCCATCCCTTCAATCTCTAACAAATTCTATCAGCTAGATGCTAGAAACAATCGCTCCGGTCCACACCAACCATAGTTGGCAGACCAAGGTACTTATCTGACAAAGCTTCAGTTAAAATATCCAGTATACCACAAACACTCTCCCTGGTATTAACTCTAGTATTCGGGCTGAAGAAAATACTTGATTTTGGGGTACTCACTCTCTGTCCTGAACTAGTACAATAAGTATCAAGAATCTTCTTTAAAGTGTGAGCATTCTGGTCAGTTGCTCTCATCAAAATCAAGGAGTCATCGGCAAACAAAAGATGAGAAATAGAGGGTGCGTTTCTGGATACTTTTATACCTTCAATCCCACCAATGTCTTCCTCATGAGCCAGCATACTTGAGAACCCTTCAGAACAAATCAAAAACAGGTAGGGGGATAAAGGATCTCCCTGTCTCAATCCTCTAGTTGGAGTAAATTCTTCCGTTTCTGTATCATTGAATCTGATTCTATAGCTCACAGAGGAAACACACTCCATAATTAATTCAACCCATTGTGCATGAAATCCCAGCTTTTCCATCACCCGCCTTAGAAAGCCCCACTCTACTCTgtcataggctttcatcatatccaaTTTTGCAGCACAAACACCATTAGAGCCATGTGACTTTTTCTTAATTGTATGGAAACACTCATACACTACCAGCACATTATCTGTAATTAGCCTGCCTGGCACAAAGGCACTCTGGGTAGGAGATATTACCTCTGGTAGGATTTTAAGAGTTCGTCGTTGATTCTTAGACGGTATTATAGTTGAGGTTTGTAGATTAGACCTGGGCTAGCGTTCagggttgaaatatgcacttctcaCGCATTTTTTTCCCAAGCTAAAAAAAAAAGAGCCGACAACCGGTCAACGAGGACTTATTTTTTTAGGCGGGaaaagtccaaaacaaaccttCATTTTGTAGGTGAAAGCTAAATCGAACCTTGAACTCttaatccctgaaatcagcacaccgAACATTataatcccggtctattttaaaTCTTGAAAGGAGTTGACCGGTATTTGCTgaattgggccggcccagtagcgcAGCCGCTCGCGCATGCACTAGTCTTTTTTCTTTtacgttttctttttcttttttcatttttacacACGTCTAATTTTTCTCAGTACCCAATGTACATTTTGAATGCACAAATTAAATTTTTGATAAACTTTTGATATTTTTAAATACATTATGGACATTTTAAAATTAAATgttttcaaaacttttttgaatacatgataATATTTTTCGAAATACATATTTTACATTTTCTTAATGACAATACACAATTTACAAAACTACACGAACACTCTTTTACATGGTTCATCATTTTTAAATTCGCATACACTTTTTCTATTACATGTCACGTATATTCTATTAAGGTTATGACATATTTGTTTACAACACGCAAACATTTTCGTTACATTGTACTTATTTATAAAAAGAAGCCCAAACCACATTTTCTGAAACTCATGAACATTCTTGAAATGTTACAGTTTTTTGAATGTATGATTTTTTTTAATCACACGAATATTATTATACATTAtataaatatttgtttgaattggcCAATACATTTTTTAGAATTTGTTGTATTTTCTAGATGTCACAAACTCAGAAAATGTTTATGTATCAAAAAGTGTTCgcactttaaaattttgttcaggttTGAGAAAAAAATATGTTTCAAAAAGTGTTTGCACTTTAATATTTTGTTtaggtttcaaaaaatgtttatgtttcAAAAGGTGTTCGCTTTTTCAAAGTTGTTGGTTTTTAAAATTATTCCAAAATTTCAAAAACTTCTCACACTTTATGAAATGTTCGAAGATTTCAGAAATAAATACATTTTCAATACTTGTTTGCCCCTAAAAAAGGTTTTCAAAGTTCGACGCTTTGGTTTCTGCTTAAATAATTTCGGCCTATTATTATGTCAGTCATAGTCGTCTGGTGTAGTGGCTAGCGAAATCAGGTCAACCATGCCAGTTCCCAAGTTCGACTCCacagcatgttttttgttttggaaTTATTACGTCGCGCGTTAAAAAATACAGAAAGAATTTTTACGTCTCGTATGAAGCAAAAAAAAAACTCACTTCATGTCTGGTAGGCCGGCCCAGTCGACTCCGCAACCAACAATTCGAAACATTTTCTAAAAACATTATTTATGAAATAGTTTAAGAAATTCcgaaaaattattttaaaaatgtaACACAATTTtgaaaatctgaaaaaaaaatcatagCATCTGAAAAACTGTTggtattctgaacattttttgacaAATGTGATTTTTTGGCAATCACAAACAGTTTTTTTAAATGTGAATAGAATTTTAAAATTCCACACATTTTCtgaaaaacacaaaataaattgaatttgtgCCAACAAtagaaaacatgaatatttttttaacttctgaacaattttagaaatgtgtgaacattttttaaacttcaCGAATTCTTGTTGTGTTATTGTGGGCCGGCCCAGATTCTTGTCCGTGAGAGTAGCTGGTTATCCCGGCCGGGATTATACTATTCCCAATTTGCCAAACAGGTCTAGGGTCCAAAATAGACCGGGATTGCAAGTTTAGAGTGCCAATTTTCGGGATTTAAAGTTCGGGGTTTGGTTTAGCTTTCGTCTACAACTTGaaggtttattttggactttttcctTTTTAGGCAAATCAAGGAGGAATTGTTTTTAGGGGAAATCAATGAGGAAACGAAAGTGAACACCTTTCGATGGGCCCAGGAACCACCGTTATCAGCCCAAAgcccagagaaacaaagacagacaaagagagagagagagagtgagtcgtCGGCCTGTTCCCGGAGAGGAAAAGCTCGCCGCCGGCATCGACCGGGCACCCCCGCCGTGACAAGTGAGAACCGCGGCGCGTTTCCCGCTGCTTGCTTCGCCCGCCCGTTGTCCCCCTGGCCCTAATCGGAAGCTGCTGAGCTGCGTAGTAGACGCGCGCATAGCTGCTGCGGAAGCCATCGATCGATTCCTCAATCCCCAGCGCTTGTTAAACGAATCGCCCGATCCAGCTTGAAATTCCTAGGTTTGCATCTCCCCCCGAGAGCTCCGGGCCACCGTGCGAGCAGGAACCAGAAGGGTGATGGATAGAGAAGGAGATGGCTCTGATCTGGAGCTGCAGAAGCAACAATGGGCGAGGTCTGTATATGCCCAATCTATCGATTCCATGAGCTTTACATTCAGTTCATCTCCGGTTGAATCAAAGGGAGTAGATTCGATTCATGTTGTCTGGTGATGCAGGACGCAGGATGCGCTCAAGGGTAGGCTCGTTCTCGAGGATGATTTCGAGTGGTCTTTACCTTCGGCGAGCTCGAACTCGGATCAGGGTGATGCCAGGAGCAAGCTGAAGTATATAGGTGGGGTTGACATTAGCTTCCTGAAAGAAGACCCGTCTACGGCGTGTGCCGCGGTGGTGGTTCTGGATGCCAATACCTTGGAAATCGTCCATGAGGAGTTCGATGTCGTCCGGATGCAAGTGCCGTACATTCCTGGTTTTCTTGCTTTCAGAGAGGTATGGCACACCATATACATATACGCTCTTTTTCGTTGAATTTGTTTGGAACAGTGAAAATATAGACACATGCAGTTTATCTGTGGTAGACACTTTGTTCTTCAGTTGGACCTCTACAGTTTAATTTGCTTTGACTGTAAGTAAGTAAGATAAAATTCTTGGACTACTGTTGTATCACTGAACAATCTTGTCTTACCTGCATCAGTGGTACAAAGTTTATTATGTTCGGACAGTAGTCTCAAAGGTGCAAATCAGTCTGAAAAAGATTTACTCAGTGTTATTTGTTACGTGCTCGACATGCCTTCAGCTTATTGTTATCTCTAGAGTCAGAAGTGAGTCTTGTATTGCCAAGGCAATGTCTAGTTATGATAGAACATAGGAGAGGTAATCGTGATTGGCTTTGCTTCCTTGTTTGGTTGCAAACATCTGTGATCATTTATCTTTCTTCAGTTTACGAATCTGCATGTATCATATGTAAGAAAACTATCTACCTGTGCAGGCCCCCATTCTTCTAGGACtcctggagaagatgaagatcaatgctcATCATTTCTACCCTCAGGTAGAATTATCCTTTGTGGTGCTCGCAACTGTACTAATCTTAGATTTGGTGCTCTGTATTTGGTGAATAACACTAATTTAGAACATGATGTTCTGTATAGCAATTCTGTTAGCAAACAGGAATTTCCGTAGAAGAAAAAACTTGCAAGCATGCTTAAGTTAGATGACATCACTTGCCGAAATGTCCACATAAGGGAATAGGAACTAGATTTAACGATTCTTTGGCAAATAGGGTTACTGAGGATATATTCTGAACTATCTCATGGCGTTGCGTGTCTTATTTCCTGTTGGTGTGCCTGTGATGACGAGAACAAAAAGTACAGTACTATGCAGGCAGAGAATTTGTTTTGGATTAAAATCTCATGTGAATTTACATTTTACATATCACAGTAGTAGTCTTCTAAttcaacatgtactccctccgtcccaaaattcttgtcttagatttgtctaaatatggatgtatcaagtTACGTTTTAGTATTAAATACATCCGTATCtaggcaaatctaagacaagaattttgggacggagggagtagtaatcatCTTTCTTTGCCAGTGCATTTTCTAAGGTTTATCGTTCTGCTTTGGCAGTTACTCATGGTTGATGGAAATGGGTTACTCCATCCACGAGGTAACAGACCAATTACAGTCACACTTATGCACTCTTTACAGTTTTCAAGTAATAGTAGCAAGTTTGGCAGTAGTAGAATACACTGCACGTGTGACATTAGGTTCTAGAATCATATAATATGTATGCAGTGTTATTGGAATTTTTTTTCATTGATCTTAGTTAGTAAGACTAAGGTGATTTCTGTGTTTATGAAAGAATGAGTTTGTTTGTAATCCCTGAAGCCCTTAGCATATAATCCTGGTGATACAATACATCTTGTTAGGTTATCCATATTTGTGGCAAGCTGCATTAGCTGTAGTAATATATGTGAATGGGTCATCCTCTAATAAATATATTTTCAACAGGTTTTGGTTTAGCATGTCATCTTGGTGTCCTTGCAGACCTGCCGACCATCGGAGTGGGAAAAAATGTAGGTTAATTTTACTGCTGTTGCAAGTTTTTTTTTTTGTAgcgtcttgagttcttcttccacagTTGTACTTTTAGGGaagactaaatcctcagcattttCAATGCCCCAGTTGCACCATGTGGATGGTCTTGACCAATCTGAAGTCAGAAGACAGCTTGAAGCTGAAGGAAACTGCAACAAGGAATGTATTTCATTGACTGGACAGTCGGGGACGATATGGGGAGCGGTAAGAGACTATATTACACCGGAAATTTCTATTATATTGCTGAACATGTAACGGGGTTTCCTTTCTTTCATATACTTCCTGTTAATGAAATGTATGTTGCACATGAACTCAAACAACTTGTCCTAGGCAATGCGTTCATCCCCTGGTTCATTGAGGCCAATCTACATCTCAGTTGGTCATCGCATTTCGCTCGACTCTGCCATTGGGATAGTGAAGTACTGCTGCAGATATCGTGTTCCAGAGCCTACACGCCAGGTTAAATTTAAAGAATATCATATATCAAGTTTCCACATGTCGGCAGTTGCATTTTGTGTACTAATTGGCCATCCTTTGCCCAGGCTGATATAAGATCGAAGGTATTCCTCCAAAAGCACCAAAGATTACAGCAGTAACAAGATTCGACAATGGCAAACAGTACCCTTGGGTAGCCTTCTCATCTTTCTAGCTGATGTGAAATTT
It contains:
- the LOC119341969 gene encoding endonuclease V-like — protein: MDREGDGSDLELQKQQWARTQDALKGRLVLEDDFEWSLPSASSNSDQGDARSKLKYIGGVDISFLKEDPSTACAAVVVLDANTLEIVHEEFDVVRMQVPYIPGFLAFREAPILLGLLEKMKINAHHFYPQLLMVDGNGLLHPRGFGLACHLGVLADLPTIGVGKNLHHVDGLDQSEVRRQLEAEGNCNKECISLTGQSGTIWGAAMRSSPGSLRPIYISVGHRISLDSAIGIVKYCCRYRVPEPTRQADIRSKVFLQKHQRLQQ